A window of Streptomyces subrutilus contains these coding sequences:
- a CDS encoding non-ribosomal peptide synthetase, with the protein MLRNDGDGEFGHGDDLTAGRCAEQAGYWLPRLTGACLEPLLEPEAAAAAVAGPPAAVAPEAAAALHAMTGGAPEGLLLLTVAAARIALAGLTGRAGPTGPAGQGAPGRVPVVVPAFGPAAGSAARRPEFALLAPLDPAAPATSFLEALHAELEQAAARPWQDRDALSARLDAVTPGAGAGLSQLAVVCPALYGDRSPEPSAALVLRVEHAPDGGLSVGAHGTTALTGALPRCVAAVLEALAADPRRSPEDIDVLGAPLRAELLDLAALPAPAAFGATTLTGLFDEAVRRTPEAVAVTGEGRTLTYRQLADEARRAAAALSARHGIGPGDAVGVLAPRGAGLVTAFLAVLRTGAAVVPLEPRQPAARVALLARLSGAALALRAEGVGPADAELPVPVADLAGLLTDGAADGTTDATTDGTTDTTTDGAADRAEPGAPAMILFTSGSTGTPRPVAVHHDQLGHKVLTGAPALGIDARTRTAMLSAVTSDATAFQVFTTLTTGGTLVAVGDPDRLDPDALWQRVRDGEVNLVNCVPGLFSVLLRALPEDAELPLRHLLLGGDTIPRGLLPRTVGRLRIGTFANLYGPSEATVEATMFIRDGALAQRLDRVPVGRPSPGYGVFVVTPSGELAPPGVTGEIQIAGPAVAPGYRGDAEATALRFGRSPHAGDAPVFRTGDQGRWNAEGELEFLGRADGQVQIFGTRVETGEVEQTLIGHPGVVEAVVVPRTAGDGTVTLHAWYVARRGPAGSPEHAPVEAAALADWLRERLPAPMLPAGLHRLATLPLTVHGKVDRAALLALPTSPRGAVWQPVDPVERLVHDAWTEVLGRPPLSAHEDFFRAEGHSLSAVQLVATLCEGTGRPDAARVHEVFDLRTPAALAGVLRERGALPRGRAASAPAAADEAAPAPRSGNTFPASNAQRRMWLLDRMDQSPVPPYTMVEAYRLDGFVDEPRLAAAVDELVARHASLRTVLRQTPEGLTQVVLDPPTGVLRTERGTTPEEAFARACRRRFDLAEGPPAEVAWLPGAEAGGVLLFTVHHAVCDGWSFGLLMRDLLASLTGRAGDREPAPAYTEHTERLAARLAGPAGEAHRAYWRERLARLPEPLELPADRRRPAARSAAGGTVRLALGPELVHALGELCRESAATSFMGFTAALRVLLWRLCGEPDVLLGTVVAGRPDRRSAETVGLFANTVVLRTPVDTAGSFRELLAAVRTTAQEAMTHQEYPFEQLVEDLALPRDPSRNPVFDVLVETALDDSVVGADGLAVRHLPFEQPVSDFDLAFSFLDGRSGGEGELWVGYTDDLFDRDSARRMGERLVRLLTGLLARPDAPLAEIPLLPAAERRFLLDEVNETAAPFPEDRTLLDLVEEQAAAHPDRPAVVHGSTVLAFAELDARAEAVAARLREACAAGPGALVAVVTERTEWMVVSALAVLKTGAAFVPLDPEQPADRLAFALADSGALAVLADGGYHAKTAALTALPVLDPRTAAAGGAPAGLPPAPRATPRDLAYVIYTSGSTGRPKGVMIEHRGIVNTVHYRAGYYGFGPDAAVLQVPPLHFDSGVNDIFSALVAGTRVVVLGKDRLLDVEHVAEEIGRNQVTHIMLVPSLYQLMLERCAPRLASVRQIVLVGERLPEALAARHAELLPDTVLYNEYGPTEDSVWTTVHQITDPGADILIGHPIANKTVDVIDAHGDLAPIGVPGELCISGAGLARGYLGNPELTADRFTPHPLRPGRLMYRTGDRAARRPDGNLLFLGRIDDQVKIRGQRVEPGEVAAALAGHPDVRRCAVLAVPDERGEPGLVAYVVGAADPSALRAYLGARLPAAMVPGTYVEIAELPLNPNGKLDRRALPAPPRGETAPRLELSPTEERVAKVWAAVLGVPVTDPDADLFSVGGHSLTAARLAAALQEEFGVRVPLVTVFQQQTVRALAAVLDPPPPPPAADPTAPGRAAVASGPAATGPAATGPAASAATAAPTAAAVVAPGLPAGTGPVANGPAGAAARAAVPAAGVTTGTAVPAAGGPAAEPATAPDGEVLPLSRAQRRIWMAARTSPSPVALNITDAVRAGRPLDTGLLRAAVAALAERHEVLRTRVAVIGGTARQVVMDRLPDGPPLSVVRVGPADEAVAEAVTAAHSTPFTLATGPLFAVRQLTGHPDGDILVITAHHLVYDGDSAALVARDLLAAYAALEAGARPWDGRPARPYRDWVAEEAAWLEGPEAARQRAYWTRTLSGPLPRLDLPDSGSRTGAGRQGAGVVRRALPAAVLHAAAEGGSATPFTALLTAWALVLHRRSGSAEVVIGCPAGNRDRADMAEVVGCFVNALPVRLAPGEVHSTAEFLAQVRDRLAEAYDHARFPFDTTVVEIAERPAPGRRPVYDAGLSWETSERSDGGPAFLPADPAQAPLSDDLRIYAGERDGRVLLELAYDRALFTESTALELLDEVVGVLRCHPNWYLAADGRPADGPAAPHRATSRTDESDRLQPAGSVRP; encoded by the coding sequence GTGCTGCGGAACGATGGTGACGGAGAGTTCGGCCATGGGGACGACCTTACGGCGGGCCGTTGCGCCGAACAGGCCGGCTACTGGCTTCCGCGGCTGACCGGCGCCTGCCTCGAACCGCTCCTCGAACCCGAGGCCGCCGCGGCCGCCGTCGCGGGCCCGCCCGCCGCGGTCGCTCCCGAAGCCGCCGCCGCCCTGCACGCGATGACCGGCGGCGCCCCCGAGGGCCTGCTGCTGCTCACCGTCGCCGCCGCCAGGATCGCCCTCGCCGGGCTCACCGGACGCGCGGGGCCCACCGGACCCGCCGGCCAGGGCGCACCGGGGCGCGTGCCCGTGGTGGTACCGGCCTTCGGCCCGGCCGCCGGATCCGCCGCCCGGCGGCCCGAGTTCGCGCTGCTGGCCCCGCTGGACCCCGCCGCGCCCGCCACCTCCTTCCTGGAAGCCCTGCACGCCGAGCTGGAGCAGGCCGCCGCCCGCCCCTGGCAGGACCGGGACGCGCTGAGCGCCCGGCTCGACGCCGTCACCCCCGGGGCGGGCGCCGGCCTGTCCCAGCTCGCCGTCGTCTGCCCGGCGCTGTACGGGGACCGCTCGCCCGAGCCGTCGGCCGCGCTGGTGCTGCGGGTCGAACACGCCCCGGACGGCGGCCTGTCCGTCGGGGCCCACGGCACGACCGCCCTCACCGGGGCGCTGCCCCGCTGCGTGGCCGCCGTCCTCGAAGCCCTCGCCGCCGACCCCCGCCGCAGCCCCGAGGACATCGACGTGCTCGGCGCCCCGCTGCGCGCCGAACTCCTGGACCTCGCCGCGCTGCCCGCCCCCGCCGCCTTCGGGGCGACCACCCTCACGGGGCTCTTCGACGAGGCCGTCCGCCGCACCCCCGAGGCCGTCGCCGTCACCGGCGAGGGCCGCACCCTGACCTACCGGCAGCTCGCCGACGAGGCCCGGCGGGCCGCCGCCGCGCTCAGCGCACGCCACGGGATCGGCCCCGGCGACGCGGTCGGCGTACTGGCCCCGCGCGGCGCCGGCCTCGTCACCGCGTTCCTCGCCGTACTGCGCACCGGCGCGGCCGTCGTCCCCCTCGAACCGCGCCAGCCCGCCGCCCGCGTCGCCCTGCTGGCCCGCCTCAGCGGCGCCGCTCTCGCACTGCGCGCCGAGGGCGTCGGACCCGCCGACGCGGAACTGCCCGTACCGGTGGCGGACCTCGCGGGCCTGCTCACGGACGGGGCCGCGGACGGCACGACGGACGCGACCACGGACGGCACGACGGACACGACCACGGACGGGGCCGCGGACCGCGCCGAGCCCGGCGCCCCCGCGATGATCCTGTTCACCTCGGGCTCCACCGGCACCCCCCGGCCCGTCGCCGTCCACCACGACCAGCTGGGCCACAAGGTGCTCACCGGGGCCCCCGCGCTCGGCATCGACGCGCGGACCCGTACCGCGATGCTCTCCGCGGTCACCTCCGACGCCACCGCCTTCCAGGTCTTCACCACGCTCACCACGGGCGGCACCCTCGTCGCCGTCGGCGACCCCGACCGGCTCGACCCCGACGCGCTGTGGCAGCGGGTGCGCGACGGCGAGGTCAACCTCGTCAACTGCGTGCCCGGCCTCTTCTCCGTCCTGCTGCGCGCCCTGCCCGAGGACGCCGAACTCCCGCTGCGCCACCTGCTCCTGGGCGGGGACACCATCCCGCGCGGCCTGCTCCCGCGCACCGTGGGACGGCTGCGCATCGGCACCTTCGCCAACCTGTACGGGCCCAGCGAGGCCACCGTCGAAGCCACCATGTTCATCCGCGACGGCGCACTCGCCCAGCGGCTCGACCGGGTGCCCGTCGGCCGGCCCTCGCCCGGCTACGGCGTCTTCGTGGTCACCCCCTCCGGGGAGCTCGCCCCGCCCGGAGTGACGGGCGAGATCCAGATCGCCGGACCCGCCGTCGCCCCCGGCTACCGGGGTGACGCCGAGGCCACCGCCCTCCGCTTCGGCCGCTCCCCGCACGCCGGGGACGCGCCCGTCTTCCGCACGGGCGACCAGGGCCGCTGGAACGCCGAGGGCGAACTGGAGTTCCTGGGCCGCGCCGACGGCCAGGTCCAGATCTTCGGCACCCGCGTCGAGACCGGCGAGGTCGAGCAGACCCTGATCGGGCACCCCGGCGTGGTCGAGGCCGTGGTCGTGCCCCGTACCGCCGGCGACGGCACCGTGACCCTGCACGCCTGGTACGTGGCCCGGCGCGGCCCCGCCGGCTCGCCGGAGCACGCCCCCGTCGAGGCCGCCGCGCTCGCCGACTGGCTGCGCGAACGGCTGCCCGCGCCGATGCTCCCGGCCGGCCTGCACCGGCTCGCCACCCTGCCGCTCACCGTCCACGGCAAGGTGGACCGGGCCGCGCTGCTCGCGCTGCCCACCTCGCCGAGGGGCGCCGTGTGGCAGCCCGTCGACCCCGTGGAACGGCTGGTCCACGACGCCTGGACCGAGGTGCTGGGCCGCCCGCCGCTCTCCGCCCACGAGGACTTCTTCCGGGCCGAGGGACACAGCCTGTCCGCCGTCCAGCTGGTCGCCACGCTCTGCGAGGGCACCGGCCGCCCCGACGCGGCCCGGGTCCACGAGGTGTTCGACCTGCGCACCCCGGCCGCACTGGCCGGCGTACTGCGCGAACGCGGGGCGCTGCCCCGCGGCCGTGCCGCGTCCGCCCCGGCCGCGGCCGACGAAGCCGCGCCCGCCCCCCGCTCCGGCAACACCTTCCCCGCCTCCAACGCCCAGCGCCGGATGTGGCTGCTGGACCGGATGGACCAGTCGCCCGTCCCCCCGTACACGATGGTCGAGGCCTACCGGCTCGACGGCTTCGTGGACGAGCCCCGCCTCGCGGCCGCCGTCGACGAGCTGGTGGCCCGGCACGCCTCCCTGCGCACCGTCCTGCGCCAGACCCCCGAGGGCCTGACCCAGGTCGTCCTCGACCCGCCCACCGGCGTCCTGCGCACCGAGCGCGGCACCACGCCCGAGGAGGCCTTCGCACGGGCCTGCCGCCGCCGCTTCGACCTCGCCGAGGGCCCGCCGGCCGAGGTCGCCTGGCTGCCCGGCGCCGAAGCCGGCGGCGTGCTGCTCTTCACCGTGCACCACGCCGTGTGCGACGGCTGGTCCTTCGGCCTGCTGATGCGCGACCTGCTGGCCTCGCTGACCGGCCGCGCCGGGGACCGCGAGCCCGCCCCCGCGTACACCGAGCACACCGAACGGCTCGCCGCCCGCCTGGCGGGCCCGGCGGGCGAGGCGCACCGCGCGTACTGGCGCGAGCGGCTCGCCCGCCTGCCCGAGCCGCTGGAGCTGCCCGCCGACCGCCGCCGCCCGGCCGCGCGCAGCGCCGCCGGCGGCACCGTACGCCTCGCCCTCGGCCCCGAACTGGTCCACGCGCTGGGCGAACTGTGCCGGGAGAGCGCGGCCACCTCCTTCATGGGCTTCACTGCGGCGCTGCGCGTGCTGCTGTGGCGGCTGTGCGGCGAGCCGGACGTCCTGCTGGGCACGGTCGTCGCCGGCCGGCCCGACCGGCGCTCCGCCGAGACGGTCGGACTGTTCGCCAACACCGTGGTCCTGCGCACCCCGGTGGACACCGCCGGCTCCTTCCGCGAGCTGCTGGCCGCCGTACGCACCACCGCGCAGGAGGCCATGACGCACCAGGAGTACCCCTTCGAGCAGCTCGTCGAGGACCTGGCGCTGCCCCGCGACCCCAGCCGCAACCCGGTCTTCGACGTGCTCGTCGAGACGGCCCTGGACGACTCCGTCGTGGGCGCGGACGGCCTGGCCGTCCGCCACCTGCCCTTCGAGCAGCCCGTCAGCGACTTCGACCTGGCCTTCAGCTTCCTGGACGGCCGGTCCGGCGGTGAGGGCGAGCTGTGGGTCGGCTATACCGACGACCTCTTCGACCGGGACAGCGCCCGCCGCATGGGGGAGCGGCTGGTCCGGCTCCTCACCGGCCTGCTGGCCCGCCCGGACGCCCCGCTCGCCGAGATCCCCCTGCTGCCCGCCGCCGAGCGGCGGTTCCTGCTCGACGAGGTCAACGAGACCGCCGCCCCGTTCCCCGAGGACCGCACCCTGCTCGACCTGGTCGAGGAGCAGGCCGCCGCGCACCCGGACCGGCCCGCCGTCGTGCACGGCTCCACCGTCCTCGCCTTCGCCGAGCTCGACGCCCGCGCCGAAGCCGTCGCCGCGCGCCTGCGGGAGGCCTGCGCGGCGGGCCCCGGCGCGCTGGTGGCCGTGGTCACCGAGCGCACCGAGTGGATGGTGGTGAGCGCGCTGGCCGTCCTGAAGACCGGCGCCGCGTTCGTCCCCCTCGACCCGGAACAGCCCGCCGACCGGCTCGCGTTCGCCCTCGCCGACAGCGGGGCCCTCGCGGTGCTCGCCGACGGCGGCTACCACGCCAAGACCGCCGCCCTCACCGCCCTGCCGGTCCTCGACCCGCGCACCGCCGCGGCGGGCGGCGCCCCCGCCGGCCTGCCCCCGGCGCCCCGGGCCACCCCGCGCGACCTCGCGTACGTCATCTACACCTCGGGCTCCACCGGCCGCCCCAAGGGCGTCATGATCGAGCACCGCGGGATCGTCAACACCGTCCACTACCGGGCCGGCTACTACGGGTTCGGGCCGGACGCCGCGGTACTCCAGGTACCGCCGCTGCACTTCGACAGCGGGGTCAACGACATCTTCTCCGCGCTGGTCGCGGGCACCCGGGTCGTGGTCCTCGGCAAGGACCGGCTCCTCGACGTCGAGCACGTGGCCGAGGAGATCGGGCGCAACCAGGTCACCCACATCATGCTGGTCCCCAGCCTCTACCAGCTGATGCTGGAGCGCTGCGCCCCCCGGCTGGCCTCGGTCCGCCAGATCGTCCTGGTCGGCGAACGGCTCCCCGAGGCCCTCGCCGCCCGCCACGCCGAACTGCTCCCGGACACCGTCCTCTACAACGAGTACGGGCCCACCGAGGACAGCGTGTGGACCACCGTCCACCAGATCACCGACCCGGGTGCGGACATCCTGATCGGCCACCCCATCGCCAACAAGACGGTCGACGTCATCGACGCCCACGGAGACCTGGCCCCGATCGGCGTGCCCGGCGAGCTGTGCATCTCCGGCGCCGGCCTGGCCCGCGGCTACCTCGGCAACCCGGAGCTGACCGCCGACCGGTTCACGCCGCACCCGCTGCGCCCGGGACGGCTCATGTACCGCACCGGCGACCGCGCGGCCCGCCGGCCCGACGGCAACCTGCTCTTCCTCGGCCGCATCGACGACCAGGTCAAGATCCGCGGCCAGCGGGTCGAGCCGGGCGAGGTGGCCGCCGCCCTGGCCGGGCACCCGGACGTACGGCGCTGCGCGGTCCTGGCGGTGCCCGACGAGCGGGGCGAACCGGGCCTGGTCGCCTACGTGGTGGGCGCGGCGGACCCGAGCGCCCTGCGGGCCTACCTCGGCGCGCGGCTGCCCGCCGCCATGGTGCCCGGGACGTACGTGGAGATCGCGGAGCTGCCGCTGAACCCGAACGGCAAGCTCGACCGCCGCGCGCTGCCGGCTCCGCCCCGCGGGGAGACCGCGCCGCGGCTGGAGCTGAGCCCCACCGAGGAGCGGGTGGCCAAGGTCTGGGCGGCCGTGCTCGGCGTGCCGGTGACCGACCCCGACGCGGACCTGTTCTCCGTCGGCGGCCACAGCCTGACCGCGGCCCGGCTCGCCGCCGCGCTCCAGGAGGAGTTCGGCGTACGGGTCCCGCTGGTCACGGTCTTCCAGCAGCAGACGGTACGAGCCCTTGCCGCGGTGCTCGACCCACCGCCCCCGCCCCCGGCTGCCGACCCGACGGCCCCCGGCCGGGCAGCAGTTGCGTCCGGCCCGGCCGCCACCGGTCCGGCCGCCACCGGTCCGGCCGCCAGCGCCGCGACCGCCGCCCCGACCGCCGCCGCGGTAGTCGCGCCCGGCCTGCCCGCGGGCACCGGCCCGGTCGCCAACGGCCCGGCCGGCGCCGCCGCCCGGGCGGCCGTGCCCGCCGCAGGTGTAACGACAGGGACCGCCGTGCCCGCCGCAGGCGGCCCGGCCGCGGAGCCCGCGACCGCGCCGGACGGTGAGGTCCTGCCGCTCTCCCGGGCCCAGCGCCGGATCTGGATGGCCGCCCGGACCAGCCCCAGCCCCGTCGCCCTCAACATCACCGACGCCGTACGGGCAGGCCGGCCGCTGGACACCGGCCTGCTGCGGGCGGCCGTCGCCGCCCTCGCGGAGCGGCACGAGGTGCTGCGCACCCGGGTGGCCGTCATCGGCGGCACCGCCCGGCAGGTCGTCATGGACCGGCTGCCCGACGGGCCGCCGCTGTCCGTCGTCCGCGTCGGCCCCGCGGACGAGGCGGTCGCCGAGGCGGTCACCGCCGCCCACTCCACGCCCTTCACCCTCGCCACCGGACCGCTGTTCGCCGTCCGGCAGCTGACCGGCCACCCGGACGGCGACATCCTGGTGATCACCGCCCACCACCTCGTCTACGACGGCGACAGCGCCGCCCTGGTCGCCCGCGACCTCCTGGCCGCCTACGCCGCCCTCGAAGCGGGGGCGCGCCCCTGGGACGGCCGCCCCGCCCGCCCGTACCGGGACTGGGTGGCCGAGGAGGCCGCCTGGCTGGAGGGCCCCGAGGCCGCACGCCAGCGCGCGTACTGGACCCGTACCCTCTCCGGGCCGCTGCCCCGCCTCGACCTGCCGGACAGCGGGTCGCGCACCGGCGCCGGCCGCCAGGGCGCGGGTGTGGTCCGGCGCGCGCTGCCCGCCGCCGTGCTGCACGCCGCGGCCGAGGGCGGCTCCGCCACCCCGTTCACCGCCCTGCTCACCGCCTGGGCGCTGGTGCTGCACCGCCGCTCCGGCAGCGCCGAGGTGGTCATCGGCTGCCCCGCCGGCAACCGCGACCGCGCGGACATGGCCGAGGTCGTCGGCTGCTTCGTCAACGCCCTGCCGGTACGGCTCGCACCCGGCGAGGTCCACAGCACCGCCGAATTCCTCGCCCAGGTCCGCGACCGGCTCGCCGAGGCCTACGACCACGCCCGCTTCCCCTTCGACACCACGGTCGTGGAGATCGCGGAGCGCCCGGCCCCCGGCCGCCGCCCCGTCTACGACGCAGGCCTGAGCTGGGAGACGTCCGAACGCTCCGACGGCGGGCCCGCGTTCCTCCCCGCCGACCCCGCCCAGGCCCCGCTCAGCGACGACCTGCGGATCTACGCCGGCGAGCGCGACGGCCGGGTCCTGCTCGAACTCGCTTACGACCGGGCCCTGTTCACCGAGAGCACCGCACTGGAGCTGCTCGACGAGGTGGTCGGCGTGCTGCGCTGCCACCCGAACTGGTACCTCGCCGCCGACGGCCGGCCCGCCGACGGGCCCGCGGCGCCGCACCGCGCAACCTCCCGCACCGACGAATCCGACAGACTGCAACCCGCAGGGAGCGTCCGGCCATGA
- a CDS encoding ACT domain-containing protein, translating to MAELSVTIVPQHLYVLPDQLWVHRLPPDAAVPPLPAGPWSSVTRARDGLTVVCAGRLPAGAGSVSGPWRGLYGADAHNLDLPGMLAGLLVPLAGAGIGVFAASTFDADLVLVPAEKYERARTALEAAGHTLSAD from the coding sequence ATGGCCGAACTCTCCGTCACCATCGTTCCGCAGCACCTCTACGTCCTCCCTGACCAGTTGTGGGTGCACCGACTGCCCCCGGATGCCGCCGTGCCCCCGCTGCCGGCCGGGCCGTGGTCCTCGGTCACCCGGGCCCGGGACGGGCTCACCGTGGTGTGCGCCGGGCGCCTGCCGGCCGGCGCCGGGTCCGTCAGCGGTCCCTGGCGCGGGCTGTACGGGGCCGACGCCCACAACCTGGACCTGCCCGGCATGCTGGCGGGCCTGCTGGTGCCGCTGGCGGGGGCCGGGATCGGCGTGTTCGCCGCGTCGACGTTCGACGCGGATCTCGTACTCGTACCGGCCGAGAAGTACGAGCGCGCCCGGACCGCGCTGGAAGCGGCCGGGCACACCCTCTCGGCGGATTGA
- a CDS encoding amino acid adenylation domain-containing protein translates to MNTSPAARVLQRAAHEPDRTAVELPRTPGAPGRTLTYGDLAGAARDLAAALHRRGARPGDTVALVAAGVPELVVALLATAGAGLVCAPLDDAQPPARVRGAMRVAGAAIALVASPERAPYWLAELGEQAVEVTAGAGPGDAGQAPGFPVPVAADDPAYLLFTSGSTGVPKGVRVAHGPFARHCEVAAEAYGLTPGSVTLQFASPGFDVALEEIWPTLLCGGRVVLRGGGLWSLPELLDVTAAHGITMWQLPTAYWTLLGAEAAVRGDLRPPPSLGTVLIGGEAATTAAARRWLDSPMGAVRLLNAYGPTEGVVTSTLYEVPREAGALPPGEILPIGRPLPGRSGLVLDEELRPVPPGSAGELFVTGPCLADGYAGDGAATDRAFPTLPDGRRAFRTGDLVTESADGVLVYHGRRDRQLKISGVRVEPGEVEAALADCAGVTAAAVTVAGEGDRSRLVAHVVLTEPPGDPARRAGALRAELAGRLPAAMVPARVAFHDRLPRTVNDKVDHHALAAPARTESEGSR, encoded by the coding sequence ATGAACACGAGCCCCGCGGCCCGCGTTCTGCAACGCGCCGCACACGAACCGGACCGCACCGCGGTCGAACTCCCACGGACCCCCGGAGCCCCGGGACGGACCCTGACCTACGGCGACCTGGCCGGCGCCGCCCGGGACCTGGCGGCCGCGCTGCACCGGCGCGGGGCCCGCCCCGGCGACACGGTGGCGCTGGTCGCCGCCGGCGTCCCCGAACTGGTCGTCGCCCTGCTGGCCACCGCCGGCGCGGGACTGGTGTGCGCGCCGCTCGACGACGCGCAGCCACCCGCCCGGGTGCGCGGCGCCATGCGGGTGGCCGGCGCCGCGATCGCCCTGGTCGCCTCGCCCGAGCGGGCGCCGTACTGGCTCGCGGAACTCGGGGAGCAGGCCGTCGAGGTGACCGCCGGCGCAGGCCCCGGTGACGCCGGCCAGGCGCCCGGGTTCCCCGTACCGGTGGCCGCGGACGATCCCGCCTACCTGCTCTTCACCTCCGGATCCACCGGCGTGCCCAAGGGCGTCCGGGTCGCGCACGGCCCCTTCGCCCGGCACTGCGAGGTGGCCGCCGAGGCCTACGGACTCACCCCCGGGAGCGTCACGCTCCAGTTCGCCTCGCCCGGCTTCGACGTCGCGCTCGAGGAGATCTGGCCGACCCTGCTCTGCGGCGGACGGGTCGTGCTGCGCGGCGGCGGCCTGTGGTCGCTGCCCGAGCTGCTCGACGTCACCGCCGCCCACGGCATCACCATGTGGCAGCTGCCCACCGCCTACTGGACCCTGCTGGGCGCCGAGGCCGCCGTACGCGGCGACCTGCGCCCGCCGCCCTCGCTCGGCACCGTGCTGATCGGCGGGGAGGCCGCCACCACGGCCGCCGCACGCCGCTGGCTCGACTCGCCGATGGGCGCGGTCCGGCTGCTCAACGCCTACGGGCCCACCGAGGGCGTGGTCACCTCCACGCTGTACGAGGTGCCGCGCGAGGCCGGGGCCCTGCCGCCCGGGGAGATCCTGCCCATCGGCAGGCCGCTGCCCGGACGCTCGGGCCTGGTCCTGGACGAGGAGCTGCGGCCGGTGCCGCCCGGCAGTGCCGGCGAACTGTTCGTCACCGGGCCCTGCCTGGCCGACGGCTACGCGGGGGACGGGGCGGCGACCGACCGCGCCTTCCCCACCCTGCCCGACGGCCGCCGGGCCTTCCGTACCGGCGACCTGGTCACCGAGTCGGCCGACGGCGTGCTCGTCTACCACGGGCGCCGGGACCGGCAGCTGAAGATCTCCGGCGTCCGCGTCGAGCCGGGCGAGGTCGAGGCCGCGCTCGCCGACTGCGCCGGGGTCACCGCCGCCGCCGTCACCGTCGCCGGCGAGGGGGACCGCAGCCGCCTGGTGGCCCACGTGGTGCTCACCGAACCGCCCGGCGACCCGGCGCGCCGCGCCGGCGCCCTGCGCGCAGAGCTCGCCGGCCGGCTGCCCGCGGCCATGGTGCCGGCCCGGGTCGCGTTCCACGACCGGCTGCCGCGCACGGTCAACGACAAGGTCGACCATCACGCCCTGGCCGCCCCGGCCCGTACCGAGAGCGAGGGGAGCCGATGA